The window CGATGGTATTTCCCGGACAGGGTTCTCAGTCTTTAGGAATGTTAGCCGCATTAGCTGAAGAAAATCAGTTGGTCGAGCAAACATTTGCTGAAGCATCAGAAGCATTGGGTTACGATCTTTGGGCATTAGTCCAAAATGGACCAGAAGAAGAACTAAACAAAACATGGCAGACACAGCCAGCACTGTTAGCGGCTTCTGTGGCGATTTTCCGTGTTTGGCAAGATAAAAAAGGTGCAATGCCTTCAATCATGGCAGGGCATAGCCTCGGTGAGTACTCTGCACTAGTTTGTGCAGGGGTTATCGATTTTAAAGACGCGATTAAACTTGTTGAATTGCGTGGCAAATTAATGCAAGAAGCGGTTCCTGAGGGAACGGGTGCTATGTATGCGATTATCGGCTTAGATAACGAATCTATTGAAAAAGCATGCCAAGAGGCCGCGCAAGGTCAAGTTGTTTCGCCAGTTAACTTTAACTCTCCTGGCCAAGTGGTTATTGCAGGTGAAAAAGCGGCGGTTGAACGTGCGGGGGCCGCGTGCAAAGAAGCGGGGGCTAAACGTGCTTTGCCATTATCCGTTAGCGTACCTTCTCATTGCGCATTAATGAAGCCCGCTGCTGATAAATTAGCCGAAGCGTTAGAAAAAATTGAATTTTGTGAGCCAGCCTACCCAGTTATCAACAATGTTGATGTTAAAATCGAACAATCGGCGCAAAATATTCGTGATGCTTTAGTCCGTCAACTGTATAATCCGGTACGCTGGACAGAAACGGTAGAATTAATGGCAGATCAAGGTGTTGAGCATCTTATCGAAATGGGACCGGGTAAAGTGTTGACTGGTCTTACCAAGCGAATTGTCTCTAATTTAACTGCCGTAGCAGCCAATGATCCTGTATCATTGAGCACTGCTTTAGAAAATAGCTGAGGATGACATGAGCTTTGAAGGAAAAATTGCACTAGTAACAGGGGCGAGCCGTGGGATTGGTAAAGCAATTGCTTTAACCTTAATTGCACGCGGCGCGACAGTTATTGGGACCGCAACTAGCGAAAAAGGCGCAGAAGCTATCACTGCTTACCTTGATGGTAAGGGGAAAGGTTTAGCGTTAAACGTGACTGATGCAGCATCAATCGAAGAAACTTTGACCAAGATCCGTGAAGAGTTTGGTGAAATTGATATTTTGGTTAATAATGCTGGTATCACACGTGATAACTTATTGATGCGTATGAAAGAAGAAGAGTGGCAAGATATTATTGACACCAATCTTTCATCCGTTTACCGTTTGTCTAAAGCCGTTTTGCGTGCCATGATGAAAAAACGTTGTGGGCGCATTATTTCCATCGCATCTGTCG of the Providencia rettgeri genome contains:
- the fabD gene encoding ACP S-malonyltransferase; protein product: MTQFAMVFPGQGSQSLGMLAALAEENQLVEQTFAEASEALGYDLWALVQNGPEEELNKTWQTQPALLAASVAIFRVWQDKKGAMPSIMAGHSLGEYSALVCAGVIDFKDAIKLVELRGKLMQEAVPEGTGAMYAIIGLDNESIEKACQEAAQGQVVSPVNFNSPGQVVIAGEKAAVERAGAACKEAGAKRALPLSVSVPSHCALMKPAADKLAEALEKIEFCEPAYPVINNVDVKIEQSAQNIRDALVRQLYNPVRWTETVELMADQGVEHLIEMGPGKVLTGLTKRIVSNLTAVAANDPVSLSTALENS
- the fabG gene encoding 3-oxoacyl-ACP reductase FabG produces the protein MSFEGKIALVTGASRGIGKAIALTLIARGATVIGTATSEKGAEAITAYLDGKGKGLALNVTDAASIEETLTKIREEFGEIDILVNNAGITRDNLLMRMKEEEWQDIIDTNLSSVYRLSKAVLRAMMKKRCGRIISIASVVGVMGNAGQANYAAAKAGLIGFSKSLAREVASRGITVNVVAPGFIETDMTKALTDEQRAGILSQVPADRLGDAQEIASAVAFLASDEAAYITGETLHVNGGMYMI